One genomic window of Saprospiraceae bacterium includes the following:
- a CDS encoding MFS transporter has product MHSSSSSKIFSIPVLVAALGYFVDIYDLQLFNIIGRESLEKGLKLPADQIARYDYLLFLWQMGGMLLGGIVFGILGDKLGRKSVLFSSILIYSLANIANAFVTDIHQYQAVRLIAGFGLSGELGAAITLVSEILDKERRGWGTMIIVSAGALGAVAGNLIAKQTEWQMSYIIGGVLGLLLLAFRVGTFESGMFDKLKRDTVQKGNFFMLFKNRAIFWKYLACILIGLPVWFVIGILVKFSGKYAAFLNIQEPISVGDSIMYAYIGLSVGDLLSGWLSQVWRSRRKVVFAYLIFTFILTLVYLYLKDISSSSFYFLTFALGLATGFWALFVSIASEQFGTNIRATATTTVPNFVRGAVIPITLSFNYLLELYGIETATWIVGGTCLLLSGISTWSLSETFAKDLDYYETS; this is encoded by the coding sequence ATGCATAGTTCATCATCGTCTAAAATTTTTAGCATACCGGTTCTTGTTGCCGCCTTAGGATATTTTGTAGATATCTACGATCTACAGTTGTTTAATATCATTGGCAGAGAATCGCTTGAGAAAGGATTAAAATTGCCCGCAGATCAAATTGCCCGATACGATTATCTTCTTTTTCTTTGGCAAATGGGCGGAATGCTGCTGGGAGGAATTGTTTTTGGCATATTGGGTGACAAACTGGGGCGAAAGTCGGTATTGTTTTCTTCGATATTAATTTATTCGCTGGCCAATATTGCCAATGCATTTGTTACAGACATCCACCAATACCAGGCAGTGCGGTTGATCGCAGGGTTCGGACTCAGCGGAGAGTTGGGAGCTGCTATCACATTGGTATCTGAGATCCTCGACAAAGAACGCAGGGGCTGGGGTACGATGATCATTGTTTCTGCAGGGGCTTTGGGAGCCGTTGCCGGAAACCTCATTGCCAAACAAACTGAATGGCAAATGTCGTATATCATTGGAGGTGTTTTGGGTTTGTTGCTGCTTGCATTTAGAGTAGGCACATTTGAAAGTGGGATGTTTGATAAACTGAAAAGAGATACGGTGCAAAAGGGCAATTTTTTTATGCTGTTTAAAAACAGAGCGATTTTTTGGAAATACCTCGCTTGTATCTTAATCGGATTACCGGTTTGGTTTGTCATCGGTATTCTCGTAAAATTTTCAGGAAAATATGCAGCGTTTCTGAATATTCAGGAACCCATCTCTGTGGGAGATTCCATCATGTATGCTTATATCGGATTGTCGGTGGGTGATCTTTTGAGTGGCTGGTTAAGTCAGGTCTGGCGAAGCAGGCGCAAAGTAGTTTTTGCCTATTTGATCTTCACATTTATATTGACGCTTGTTTATTTGTATTTAAAAGACATCAGCAGTTCTAGTTTTTATTTTCTCACCTTTGCACTGGGACTTGCAACAGGTTTCTGGGCCCTATTCGTCAGCATCGCTTCTGAGCAATTTGGCACCAATATTCGCGCAACAGCCACGACCACTGTACCCAATTTTGTGCGCGGTGCGGTGATTCCCATTACCCTTTCTTTTAATTATTTGCTCGAATTGTATGGAATAGAAACAGCCACCTGGATCGTTGGCGGTACCTGTTTGCTGCTGAGTGGAATTTCAACCTGGTCCTTATCCGAAACCTTTGCAAAGGATTTGGATTATTATGAGACGAGTTAG